Proteins co-encoded in one Quercus robur chromosome 8, dhQueRobu3.1, whole genome shotgun sequence genomic window:
- the LOC126697359 gene encoding glutathione S-transferase L1 isoform X4: MASLKLKVSYSCSNSNSNSNSNTTLSSFCKKVVTQIRFPNTTISPPKLQLQTLGNARAKVLSAKIEAGTVNEVLPPPLDSTSEPPQFFDGTTRLYISYTCPFAQRVWITRNCKGLQDKIKLVILDRENRPAWYKEKINSADKVPTLEHNNEFKGESLDLIKYIDSHFEGPSLFPHDPEKKEFAEELLSYTHTFNKAVFSSFERDGNEAGAAFDYIETALSKFEDEPFFLGQFSLVDIAYAPFIERFQPFLLDVKKYDIIVGRPKLAAWIKEMDKYDAYKQTRREPKELVEIYKKRFSTLL; the protein is encoded by the exons ATGGCCAGTTTGAAATTGAAAGTGAGCTACAGCtgcagcaacagcaacagcaacagcaacagcaacacaACCCTCTCATCATTCTGCAAAAAAGTGGTAACACAAATTAGATTCCCAAACACAACCATATCTCCTCCTAAGCTTCAACTTCAAACACTTGGAAATGCAAGAGCTAAAGTACTTTCTGCTAAAATTGAAGCTGG AACTGTGAATGAGGTCCTTCCACCTCCGCTTGATTCAACTTCAGAACCACCTCAGTTTTTTGATGGAACTACAAG GTTGTATATATCATATACATGCCCGTTCGCACAGCGTGTGTGGATCACTCGGAATTGTAAG GGATTGCAGGACAAGATAAAGTTGGTTATTCTTGATCGGGAAAATAGGCCTGCTTGGTACAAGGAGAAAATCAACTCAGCTGACaag GTGCCAACCTTGGAGCACAATAATGAATTCAAGGGAGAGAGTCTTGATTTGATTAAATATATTGACAGTCACTTTGAAGGACCTTCTCTCTTCCCTCAT GatccagaaaagaaagaatttgcAGAAGAGTTGCTGTCCTACACTCATACGTTCAACAAAGCTGtgttttcttcatttgaaaGAGATGGGAATGAAGCAG GTGCTGCATTTGATTACATCGAAACAGCTCTTTCCAAATTTGAAGATGAACCATTTTTTCTTGGTCAGTTTAGTCTG GTGGATATAGCTTATGCTCCATTTATTGAAAGATTTCAGCCCTTCTTATTGGATGTAAAGAAGTACGACATCATAGTAGGCAGGCCGAAACTGGCGGCTTGGATTAAG